From Methylovorus glucosotrophus:
GAGCCCGCTATGCATTCATGGCGGGGAAAACGCCCATCACGGTCAGAGGCTCCATCGAAAACGTATTCGACAAAAATTACTGGTTATCTGCAGCACGCGAGGGACTGACTGTCGGTGCACCACGCACCCTCCTGCTGTCGGTCTCAGCGGATTTCTAGGGCCATTGCCGTGCTGATAACGGCCGCTAACAATGACATAGCGGCCGTTATCAACTTCTTTCAAACTCCCCCTCCCCCAACACGTTATTATCTTTACGGAATCACTTGTCGCATTATTTGGATAATGTCGCCTCAGATTCCCCGCCCAGCTTCAAAGCCCAAGCCCCTCTAGTTGAGTTATAATTCAAGGTTTTATGGGTCGTGCGCCATGAGCCGTGGATTTGTAAAAGAGGATGACCTCGAGCACGCTGGCACGGATTTGCCAGAACGTCCGCTCAGCCCACATCCCAATTACGTTACACCAACCGGCCTCAAGCAACTGAAACAACATGCAGATCAACTCGACAAAGAGCGCCTGCCGCTTGTCCCGCGCAAAGAGGATCCCATCGCCGAGCAACAGCTGGCGATGATAGATCGTGACCTGCGTTATCTGCATGCCCGGCTCGAATCCGCCATCCTGGTTGACCCGGCAAAACAGCCGACGGAGACCGTACTTTTTGGCGCCACCGTAGAAGTGGAGGATGAAGTCGGTGAAACCCATGTGTTTATGATCGTCGGTGAGGATGAAGCCGATATCGCCAGCAATCGCGTCAGCTGGGTGTCGCCCCTTGCTAATGCACTCATCGGGCAAAAGGTTGGAGACAGTGTCACATGGCACCGTCCGGCAGGTAACCTTGAGCTGGAAATTATTGCCATCCACTATTGAGGATTTTGTAACATGAACGTAAGCCAAGCCATTGAAACCCGTCGCTCGATCAAGGCATTCGACCCGGAACATACGATGAGCGAAGCCGAGATCGAACAGCTGATGTCGCTGGCACTGCTCTCCCCGACTGCATTCAATATTCAGAACTGGCGCTTTGTATTGGTGCAATCCCCCGAGCTGCGCAAGCGGGTGCGCGCAGCCAGTTGGGATCAGGCGCAGGTGACCGATGCTTCCTTGCTGGTCGTTCTGGTAGCGGATCTGCAATCCTGGAGCAAGCAGCCTGAGCGTTACTGGGCCAATGCGCCGGAAGCGGTGAGGAATTATCTGGTACCTGCCATCGGTCAATATTATGCTGGCAAGGAGCAGGTGCAACGTGATGAAGGCATGCGTTCATGCGGCATGGCTGCGATGACCCTGATGCTGGCAGCCAAGGAAATGGGCTACGACAGCTGTCCCATGGATGGCTTTGATTTTGATGCGGTGGCCAAACTGCTGAAACTGCCTGCCGACCATGTGCCTGCCATGTTTGTGGCGATTGGCAAGGGTATCAAGGAACCATGGCCACGTGGCGGTCAGCTGCCCATGAGCGAGGTAGTTATCCGCGACACGTTTTAAGTCGCTGCACACGCACTCGCAGCACGAACAATATAGAAATAAAATACATTAACAAAATTACTCAATTCATTGTTTATTAAATAAATAATTAATTAAAAAAGATTCAACTTTCTGGACGTATACGTAATGCTTATAGCAAACAATATCACCATGCAGTTTGGCGCCAAGCCGCTGTTTGAAAATGTCTCCGTCAAGTTTGGCGACGGTAACCGCTACGGTCTGATCGGAGCCAATGGCTGCGGAAAATCGACCTTTATGAAGATTCTGGCCGGCGTGCTGGAGCCCACCGCGGGCAATATCTCGCTGGATAGCAATGAGCGCATGGCCTTTCTGCGTCAGGACCAGTTTGCTTACGAGGATCAGCGCGTCATCGATGTGGTGATGATGGGCCATGAGCAGATGTGGAAGGCGAATGTAGAAAAGAACGAAATCTACATGAACCCGGAAGCCACCGAAGAAGACTACATGCGTGCGGCCGAACTGGAAGGTGTCTACGCCGAATATGACGGCTATACCGCCGAAGCACGCGCAGGCGAGCTGCTGCTCGGTGTGGGCATCCCCATCGAGCAGCACACCGGGCCGATGAGCGCAGTGGCTCCCGGCTGGAAACTGCGTGTGCTGCTGGTGCAGGCGCTGTTTGCTAATCCTGACATCCTGCTGCTGGATGAACCGACCAACAACCTGGATATCAACACCATCCGCTGGCTGGAAGATGTGCTGAACAATCGTGACTGCACCATGATCATCATTTCGCACGATCGACACTTCCTGAATCAGGTATGTACGCATACCGCCGACATGGATTACGCCAAGCTGACGGTTTACCCCGGCAACTATGACGACTACATGGAAGCCTCAGCCCAGGCCCGTGCACAGCAGGCCAAGGACAATGCTAAGGCCAAACAGCAGATCGCCGACCTGCAGGAATTCGTTCGCCGCTTCTCGGCCAACGCCTCCAAGGCCAAGCAGGCCACCAGCCGCGCCAAGCAGATCGACAAGATCAAGATTGAGGAATTCAAGCCATCCAGCCGTCAGTATCCTTTCATCCGTTTTGAATACGATGATCGCGAAAAACTGCACCGTAACGCTGTTGAGCTGAAAAAGCTCAGCCATGGCTTTGACCGCCCCCTGTTCAATGACATCGACCTGATTTTTGAAGCAGGCGAAAAAGTGGCGATCATTGGTGAAAACGGCATTGGTAAAACCACCTTGCTGCGCTGTCTGGCAGGCGATCTGCAACCCAACCATGGTGAAGTGAAATGGGCAGAGAAAGCCAAGCTCGGCTACTTTGCACAAGATCACGAATACGAGTTTGAAAAAGACCTCAACCTGTTCGACTGGATGTCCCAGTTCACCCAGGAAGGTGACGATGACAACTCGGTACGCAGCATGCTGGGCCGCCTGTTGTTCTCGGGGGAAGATACCAAGAAGTCAGTCAAGGTACTTTCCGGTGGTGAAAAAGGCCGCATGCTCTACGGCAAGCTGATGCTGGCCCGCACCAATGTCTTGTTGATGGATGAACCCACCAATCACATGGACATGGAATCCATCGAAGCGCTGAATACCGCGCTGGACAAGTACAAGGGCACACTGTTTTTCGTGAGCCATGACCGTGAATTTGTGAGTTCGCTGGCGACCCGTATCATCGAAATCAAGGCCGATGGCATCAGCGATTACACCGGCAATTACGAAGACTACCTGGCAAGCCAGGGCGTCGAATAAGCATTTAATCTCACTAAAAAACCAAGCTAAAACAGGCCATTGCATGGCAGCCTCCGCGCTGTTATTCAATGGCCTGTTAATTTTTGTAAAATGATTAGCAATTTTTGAACCGCTTACGCGTCTTTACGTCCATATCAGCGATAATTGTGTCCAATCACTATAAAGCGCTGAAAGTAACAGATCACATGTCGCCCCTTGCACGATCCGGTTTTACCGCCTCGCCATATGCTGCACTGCCAATCTGCCTAAGCCTGATCTCCCTCACAACCGCCCTGCCCGCACAGGCCGAGAGTTCCATCTGGTACAAAGATGGCAATCCGCTTAATGTGACCGTGCCTGCTGCGATCTCCAGTGGTTATGTAGGCAATACCGCATGCGCTGCCCCCAATCTGCAAAACGCACTCACCCTGGGCGAAGTGGCGGATGCGACACTGTGCAACAACCCGCAAACCCGTGAAGCCTGGGCCAACGCGCGCGTGCAGGCAGCGCAAGTAGGCATTGCCCGCTCGGCTTACCTGCCCAGCGTTACGGATACGGTAGGGACCAATATCAACGTAACCAGCCCGGAACTGGCCACGCGCAACAACGCTTACAGCAACCTGAGCAACAGCATTGTGGCGTCTTACCTGCTGTATGACTTTGGCAATCGCGATGCCACGCTGGAAAGCGCACGTCAGCTATTGCAGGCGGCCAGCGCCACCCAGGATGTCACCGTGCAGACGCTCCTGTTATCTGCCGTGCAGGCCTATTATCAGGTGCAAGCCAATATTGCCGCGCTGGATGCCAGCCGCGAAGCCGAGCGTGCCAGCGAAGAAAGCTTCAAGGCCGCGGATGCCCGCTACAAGGCCGGTGTTGCCACGCCAGCCGATAAGCTGCAGGCACAAACGGCGTATGCCCAGGCCACCCTCTCCCGCATTACCGCCGAGGGCAATCTGAAAACCGCTTACGGCACGCTGGCCAATGTCATGGGGATACAGGCCAATCAGCCCATTCGACTGGTCAACAATACCAACTACTCCACCCTGCAGCCGGTGAGTGATGATATTGACGCCCTGATCGAACAAGCCCGCAATCGCCGTCCCGACCTGATGGCGAGCGAGGCGCAGGTAAAAGCGGCGCAAGCCAGCATTGACGCGTCAAAAGCCGCCGCCAAGCCTACGGTTTCGATTGCCATGAGCAATAGCCAGCAAGATGGCAGCAGCCTCACTTCAGCCAACACCTCAACCTTGGGCCTCACGGTTTCCATTCCATTATTCAGCGGCTATGCGCCGACCTATCGCATACGCTCCGCCGAAGCCACGCGCGAAGTGCGGGCAGCGCAGCGCGATCGCATCCGTCTGCAAATCTCGCTGGATGTGTGGAACGCTTACCAGAATCTGCGCACCGCCAATGAATCGGTGATTGCCGCCCAAGTGCTGGTGCAAAGCGCCGAAGAGTCATCCCGCGTCGCCCTCGGTCGCTACAAGGCAGGTGTCGGCAACATCATCGACACCCTGAATGCCCAGAGCGCACTAGCATCAGCCAAGCAACAATTGATACAGGCCTATCTGAATGGCAATGTGGCACGGGCAACGCTGGCGCAAGCTGTTGGGGTGCTGGACAACGCCATGATCCAGACCCTGCCAGACCAGAACAATCCATAATCCATCTTATGCATGATTTATGCTGAAAGCACGCTCATGAGTACTTCCTTTAAAAAAATCGGACTTAGCCTGGTACTGCTCGCGGTAGCAGGTGGCGGCTATTATTTTTATGACAAAAGCCATCAACCCAAACCCGATGAGCTTTATCGCTTCAAGGAAGTAACCCAGGGCGATGTGGAACAGTCGGTCTCCGCCAACGGCACGCTGAATCCGGTGACGCTGGTGAACGTCGGTACGCAGGTATCAGGTCGTATCAGCAAGCTGTATGTGGATTTCAATGACAAGGTGGAAAAAGGCCAGGTATTGCTGGAGCTGGACGATGCGCTTTTCTCCGCCCAGATTGCGCAATCAGAGGGCAATGTTCGCAATGCCCAGGCATCGTTAGATCTCGCCAAGGCGAATGAAGCCCGCATACGCTCGCTGTTCCAGCAGGAGTATGTATCCCGCCAGGAACTCGATCAGGCCGTGCAGGCGCTGAAATCTGCCCAGGCTAACCTGTACACCATCCAGGCACAGTTGCGGCGTGACCAGACCAATTTGGGTTACTCCATCATCCGCTCCCCGGTCTCCGGCGTAGTGGTGGATCGCGCTGTTGACGTCGGCCAAACCGTGGCCGCCAGTCTGCAAACCCCGACGCTGATCACCATTGCGCAGGATCTGTCCAAGATGCAGATCAACACCAGCTTTGCCGAGGCGGACATCGGCAACATCAAGGAAGGTCAGGCCGCGAAGTTTGCCGTGGATGCTTTCCCTAACCGCAATTTTGAAGGCGTAGTCAAACAGCTGCGCCTCAACCCCACGACAACCTCCAACGTGGTCACCTACAACGTGGTCATTTCGGTCGATAACCCAGATCAAACACTACTGCCGGGCATGACCGCTTACGTGAATATCGGCGTCGCCAAGCACGACAATGTCATGCTGGTACCGAATGCGGCCCTGCGCTACAAGCCCAAACTTGATGATGACGATGTAGGCAACATGCCGCCGGATGGCGCAAGGTCGGATGGTGGCAAAGGCCCGGGCGAGCGCAAGCATCGCGGTGGACCGGACGGCAAAAAGCCACGCGGGGACATGGCCAAAGGCAAGGTATATGTGCTGAATGGGGACAAACCCGAGGCCGTCAATGTCCTGCTTGGCATCACCGATGGCAAAGTCACCGAAATCAGGAGCCGTCATCTGAAGCCGGGCGACAAGGTCATTGTGGGCGATCTGCAAGGGCAAAACATGCCGCAGCAAAATTCGCCCGGCCCCAAGATGCGGATGTTCTAGCCATGCCTGGCCATGTGATCGAGGTAAAAAACCTCTACAAGGATTACCAGACCGCCGCCGGAAAATTCCCGGTGCTGAAGGAGGTTAACCTGGAAATAGATGCAGGCGACTTTGTGGCTATCATGGGCCCGTCGGGCTCCGGCAAATCCACCTTCATGAATATCCTGGGCTGCCTGGATCAACCCAGCAGCGGCGAATACATGTTGAATGACCAGCCGGTGGCGCGCCTGCAGGGGGATCGTCTGGCAAAAGTGCGCAACCAGACCATAGGTTTTGTTTTCCAGGGCTTCAATCTGCTGGCACGTTCCAGCCTGCTGGACAATGTCGCCCTGCCCCTGGTCTACGCCGGAATAGACAAACCCGAGCGGCATGCCCGCGCCCGGGTGTTGCTTGAAAAAGTTGGCCTGGCGAATCATGTGAACTCGCACCCCAACCAGATTTCCGGTGGCCAGCAGCAACGCGTCGCCATCGCACGCGCCCTGATCAATCGCCCCAGCCTGATTTTGGCTGATGAACCCACCGGCAACCTCGACAGCAAGACCAGCGAAGAAATCATGGCCTTGTTTGGCGAGCTTAACCGCGAAGGCATTACCATCGTCCTGGTCACCCATGAGCCCGACATTGCCGAGCACGCCAGCCGTCAGGTGCGATTCCTGGACGGGAAGATTGTGGAAGACACCCGGACAGCGCCTATTGCCGTGACAGGAGCGCCTCATGTTTAGCGCCATGCTGGGAGAAGCCTGGCATGCCATGGGCGCCAATCGCCTGCGGACCTTTCTCACCATGCTGGGCATGGTGATCGGCGTGGGTGCAGTGGTACTTATGATGGCGATTGGCCAGGGGGCCGAACAAGCGGTCAAGAAATCCATCCAGTCCATGGGCAGCAATCTCTTTATCGTGCTGGCTGGCCCACCCAATATGGGCGGCGCCCGCTCCGCTACCGGCAATGCGCCCTCGCTCAACGTCAAGGATGCTGCCGCCATGGAGGATCTGGAAGGCGTGAGCAATGTGGCCCCGATCAACATGGGCAGCGCCCAGGTGATTTATGCCGGGAACAACTGGAACACCAGCATCATCGGCACGACGCCGAGCTATCTGGATGTGCGCTCATGGAATCTGAGCGACGGCTATGTATTTTCAGATTCCGATATCCGCTCGGCCACTCGTGTCGCGCTTATCGGCAAAACCGTGGTGCAGAATCTGTTTGGCGATGATGACCCGGTCGGCAAGACCATCCGCATCAAGGATAGCCCGTTTATCATTTTGGGCGTGCTGGATAACAAGGGACAAAGCCTGGATGGTCGTGATCAGGATGACACCATCATCATCCCGCTCACCACCTCGCAAAGACGGGTATTTGGCGCGCAATTCTCAGGCAGTGTGCGCCAGATTATCGTGCAGGCGGACTCGGATAAAGTCATGCCCATGGTAGAAGACAGCCTCAACAGTCTGCTGCGTCAACGTCATCGCATACGCGAAGGCATGGATAACGATTTTTCCGTGCGTAACCTCACTGCGCTCGCCAACTCGGCAGCGGAAACAACCAAAACCATGTCTCTGCTGCTGGGCGCCATTGCCTCGGTATCCCTTCTCGTGGGCGGCATTGGCATTATGAACATCATGCT
This genomic window contains:
- a CDS encoding nitroreductase family protein, translated to MNVSQAIETRRSIKAFDPEHTMSEAEIEQLMSLALLSPTAFNIQNWRFVLVQSPELRKRVRAASWDQAQVTDASLLVVLVADLQSWSKQPERYWANAPEAVRNYLVPAIGQYYAGKEQVQRDEGMRSCGMAAMTLMLAAKEMGYDSCPMDGFDFDAVAKLLKLPADHVPAMFVAIGKGIKEPWPRGGQLPMSEVVIRDTF
- a CDS encoding ABC transporter ATP-binding protein — translated: MPGHVIEVKNLYKDYQTAAGKFPVLKEVNLEIDAGDFVAIMGPSGSGKSTFMNILGCLDQPSSGEYMLNDQPVARLQGDRLAKVRNQTIGFVFQGFNLLARSSLLDNVALPLVYAGIDKPERHARARVLLEKVGLANHVNSHPNQISGGQQQRVAIARALINRPSLILADEPTGNLDSKTSEEIMALFGELNREGITIVLVTHEPDIAEHASRQVRFLDGKIVEDTRTAPIAVTGAPHV
- a CDS encoding efflux RND transporter periplasmic adaptor subunit, whose translation is MSTSFKKIGLSLVLLAVAGGGYYFYDKSHQPKPDELYRFKEVTQGDVEQSVSANGTLNPVTLVNVGTQVSGRISKLYVDFNDKVEKGQVLLELDDALFSAQIAQSEGNVRNAQASLDLAKANEARIRSLFQQEYVSRQELDQAVQALKSAQANLYTIQAQLRRDQTNLGYSIIRSPVSGVVVDRAVDVGQTVAASLQTPTLITIAQDLSKMQINTSFAEADIGNIKEGQAAKFAVDAFPNRNFEGVVKQLRLNPTTTSNVVTYNVVISVDNPDQTLLPGMTAYVNIGVAKHDNVMLVPNAALRYKPKLDDDDVGNMPPDGARSDGGKGPGERKHRGGPDGKKPRGDMAKGKVYVLNGDKPEAVNVLLGITDGKVTEIRSRHLKPGDKVIVGDLQGQNMPQQNSPGPKMRMF
- a CDS encoding ABC transporter permease, encoding MFSAMLGEAWHAMGANRLRTFLTMLGMVIGVGAVVLMMAIGQGAEQAVKKSIQSMGSNLFIVLAGPPNMGGARSATGNAPSLNVKDAAAMEDLEGVSNVAPINMGSAQVIYAGNNWNTSIIGTTPSYLDVRSWNLSDGYVFSDSDIRSATRVALIGKTVVQNLFGDDDPVGKTIRIKDSPFIILGVLDNKGQSLDGRDQDDTIIIPLTTSQRRVFGAQFSGSVRQIIVQADSDKVMPMVEDSLNSLLRQRHRIREGMDNDFSVRNLTALANSAAETTKTMSLLLGAIASVSLLVGGIGIMNIMLVSVTERTREIGIRMAIGARERDILMQFLLEAIVISIVGCLIGIGIGVGGALLVSHITQAPIVVSSQSILTAFIVAATVGVFFGFYPARKAAQLNPIEALRFQ
- a CDS encoding ABC-F family ATPase, yielding MLIANNITMQFGAKPLFENVSVKFGDGNRYGLIGANGCGKSTFMKILAGVLEPTAGNISLDSNERMAFLRQDQFAYEDQRVIDVVMMGHEQMWKANVEKNEIYMNPEATEEDYMRAAELEGVYAEYDGYTAEARAGELLLGVGIPIEQHTGPMSAVAPGWKLRVLLVQALFANPDILLLDEPTNNLDINTIRWLEDVLNNRDCTMIIISHDRHFLNQVCTHTADMDYAKLTVYPGNYDDYMEASAQARAQQAKDNAKAKQQIADLQEFVRRFSANASKAKQATSRAKQIDKIKIEEFKPSSRQYPFIRFEYDDREKLHRNAVELKKLSHGFDRPLFNDIDLIFEAGEKVAIIGENGIGKTTLLRCLAGDLQPNHGEVKWAEKAKLGYFAQDHEYEFEKDLNLFDWMSQFTQEGDDDNSVRSMLGRLLFSGEDTKKSVKVLSGGEKGRMLYGKLMLARTNVLLMDEPTNHMDMESIEALNTALDKYKGTLFFVSHDREFVSSLATRIIEIKADGISDYTGNYEDYLASQGVE
- a CDS encoding GreA/GreB family elongation factor, which gives rise to MSRGFVKEDDLEHAGTDLPERPLSPHPNYVTPTGLKQLKQHADQLDKERLPLVPRKEDPIAEQQLAMIDRDLRYLHARLESAILVDPAKQPTETVLFGATVEVEDEVGETHVFMIVGEDEADIASNRVSWVSPLANALIGQKVGDSVTWHRPAGNLELEIIAIHY
- a CDS encoding TolC family protein, producing the protein MSPLARSGFTASPYAALPICLSLISLTTALPAQAESSIWYKDGNPLNVTVPAAISSGYVGNTACAAPNLQNALTLGEVADATLCNNPQTREAWANARVQAAQVGIARSAYLPSVTDTVGTNINVTSPELATRNNAYSNLSNSIVASYLLYDFGNRDATLESARQLLQAASATQDVTVQTLLLSAVQAYYQVQANIAALDASREAERASEESFKAADARYKAGVATPADKLQAQTAYAQATLSRITAEGNLKTAYGTLANVMGIQANQPIRLVNNTNYSTLQPVSDDIDALIEQARNRRPDLMASEAQVKAAQASIDASKAAAKPTVSIAMSNSQQDGSSLTSANTSTLGLTVSIPLFSGYAPTYRIRSAEATREVRAAQRDRIRLQISLDVWNAYQNLRTANESVIAAQVLVQSAEESSRVALGRYKAGVGNIIDTLNAQSALASAKQQLIQAYLNGNVARATLAQAVGVLDNAMIQTLPDQNNP